The stretch of DNA ACAAGCCATAGTGCAATGGTAAAAGCTACTGCACTTCCTGCCAATATCGCTAGGTTTATTGACTTACGCTTATACATGTTGAGCATGAATGCGAGCATGACTACTGCCATTACCGCGCCCATCACTAATGCCATCCAAGCGCGAGTCTCGCTCCAAAAAACATGCTCGAACGAGTAAGTATTTAAGTACATCACGCCATACATAATGATCGTAGACGTGGCTACCATCGCTGCAAAGCGCCAGTAAGACATTTGCATAGTTAGACCTCTTTAATGATTGCTGCTGGATCGGCGACTCAACGTGTTCGCGCAGCCCTGCTTAGAAGTGGCTTTCGAATGCTCTCCTAAAAACGGACAAGCCGAAGATGATGAGGTTTCGATTTTTTGAGAAGC from Pseudomonas sp. DNDY-54 encodes:
- a CDS encoding DUF305 domain-containing protein yields the protein MQMSYWRFAAMVATSTIIMYGVMYLNTYSFEHVFWSETRAWMALVMGAVMAVVMLAFMLNMYKRKSINLAILAGSAVAFTIALWLVRGQATVDDTDYMKAMIPHHSIAILTSERAQISDPRVRKLADEIIDAQRREIAEMKSLINELERAN